ACCGACAAGATCTTCACCATCCTGGTCGAGTTCGGCGACAAGGTGGACAACGAGACGCTCGTCGACCGCAAGGACGACGACACGGACGAGCTGAAGCCGAAGTTCGGCGGCACGCCCGGCCCGCTGCACAACCAGATCGCCAAGCCGGACCGGACGAAGGACAACTCGACCGCCTGGCAGGCCGACTACGACCGCGAGCACTTCCAGGACCTGTACTTCGGTACCGGCAAGGACGAGCAGGGCAACCAGAAGCACTCGCTCAAGACCTACTACGAGCGCACCTCGTCCGGCCGCTACTCGGTCGACGGCACCGTCTCGGACTGGGTCAAGGTCGAGTACAACGAGGCCCGTTACGGCTCCAACTACTGCGGCCAGACCAACTGCGCCAACGTCTGGGACGCCGTCCGCGACGGTGTGACCGCCTGGTCGAACGACCAGAAGGCCAAGGGCAAGACCGACGCCGAGATCAAGGCGATGCTGGCCGAGTACGACCAGTGGGACCGTTACGACTTCGACGGCGACGGCAACTTCAACGAGGCCGACGGCTACATCGACCACTTCCAGATCGTCCACGCGGGCGAGGACGAGTCGGCCGGCGGCGGCGCCCAGGGCTCCGACGCCCTGTGGGCGCACCGCTGGTACGCGTACGGCACCGACGCGGGCAAGACCGGCCCGGCCCACAACAAGGCCGGCGGCACGCAGATCGGCAACACCGGCATCTGGGTCGGCGACTACACGATGCAGCCGGAGAACGGCGGCCTCGGCGTCTTCGCCCACGAGTACGGCCACGACCTGGGCCTGCCGGACCTGTACGACACGTCCGGCCGCGCGGGCGCCGAGAACTCCACGGGCTTCTGGTCCCTGATGTCCTCCGGCTCCTGGCTGGGCACCGGCAAGGACGCCATCGGCGACATGCCGGGCGACATGACCGCCTGGGACAAGCTCCAGCTGGGCTGGCTGGACTACGAGAAGGCCAAGGCCGCCACGAAGTCCAAGCACAAGCTGGGCGTCGCCGCGTACAACACGAAGAACCCGCAGGCGCTCATCGTCGAGCTGCCGAAGAAGAGCGTCACCACCCCGATCGTCAAGCCGGTCCAGGGCGCCACCCAGTGGTGGAGCAACATGGGTGACGACCTCAAGAACACCCTCACCCGCTCCGTCGACCTGACGGGCAAGGCCAGGGCCGAGCTGTCGCTCGACGGCTGGTGGGACATCGAGGCCGAGTACGACTACCTGTACGCCGAGGTCTCCACGGACGGCGGCGCGCAGTGGACCGCCCTCGACGGCACCGCCGACGGCGCGCCGATCACCAAGGACGCCAGCGGCGCGACCGCGCTGACCGGCACGTCCGAGGCGTTCAAGAAGCTCGTGTACTCGCTCGACGCGTACGCGGGCAAGAAGATCGACCTCCGCTTCCGCTACCAGACGGACGGCGGCGTGGCGCAGAAGGGCTTCGCGGCGGACAACATCATCGTGACCGCCGACGGCGCCCCGGTCTTCTCCGACGACGCCGAGGCCGAGGCCGCGGGCTGGACGTCGAAGGGCTTCTCCCGCATCGGCGAGGCGATCAGCGACGAGTACCCCCAGTACTACATCGCGGAGAACCGCCAGTACGTCTCGTACGACGCGACGCTGAAGGTCGGCCCGTACAACTTCGGGTTCGGCGGCGACAAGGCCGGCTGGGTGGAGCACTACCCGTACCAGACCGGTCTGCTGATCTGGAAGTGGGACACCTCCCAGAAGGACAACAACACGGCCGTCCACCCCGGTGAGGGCCTCGTCCTCCCGATCGACGCCCACGCCAAGCCGCTGACCTGGGCCGACGGCACGCTGATGCGCAACCGCATCCAGTCGTACGACGCCCCGTTCAGCCGCTTCCGCACCGACCGCGTCACCCTGCACAAGGCCGACGTCGCCCAGGGCTTCGGCGGCCTCGCCGGGAACCCGGTCTTCGACGACCGCAAGGGCGTCTACTGGTTCGAGAGCAACCCGCGGGCCGGCGTCAAGGTGAACGACACCAACACCCGGATCGCGATCACCGAGCAGCCGCGCAACGGCCGCACGATCACTGTCCAGGTGGGTCCGTCCACCAAGTGATGATCCACCGCTGAGTTCCCGCGGCCCCAGGGGCGCGGGAACGAGGCAGGTCAGGGCCTGATCGGCCGTCGCCCCCTGGCGGGCGGCGGCCGATCGTGTTTAGGTGCGGGTGACCGAGTCCTGATGGACAAGCATTCGACGGGGGAGCGTTTCGGCATGCCCGGTGGTGGTTTCTGCAAGTTGCCCGGCGGCAGCATGGTCGTCGCGCTGAGCCTGCCCAACCCGGCCGGTGACGGCGAGGTCCGCATCCTGGTCCACGCGGTGAACCGGCCGCGCGCCCTGACCCGGCTGCGCAACCTGGGCCTGCGCGTCTACCTGCGGGGCAACTCCCACCCTCCGACGCCGGACGAGATCACGGCCGTGCTGCACCACCCGGACGGGCTGCTGTGGCGGACCACCCCGAGCCGCGAGCCGGAACTGTGGCGCCCCATACGAGCCCTCCTGAGCCCCGGAACACCCTGAGGGCCCTGAAGCCCGGCCGAGGCCCCGGGACCGGCGCCCGCGCCCCCGCCCCGGCGCCTGAGCCGCCCGTGGGCACCCGCCCGGCGCCCGAGCCGCCCGTGGGCCCGCGCCCCGGCGGCGTACCCCCAGTGGACGGACCCCGGTCAGACGACCGGCTGGCCGGTCAGCCGCACACCCGCCGCCCGCAGCTCCTCCAGCGCCTTGCCGGTGGTCTCCGCGTTCACCCCCGCCGTCAGGTTCAGCAGTACCTGGGTGCGGAAGCCCTCCGCGACCGCGTCGAGCGCAGTGGCGCGCACGCAGTGGTCCGTCGCGATGCCCACGATGTCCACCTCGGTCACGTCGTGCGCGCGCAGCCAGTCCGCGAGGGACACGTCGTTCTCGTCGGTGCCCTCGAAACCGCTGTACGCCGCCGCGTACGCGCCCTTGTCGAACACGGCCTCGACCGCCCCGGAGGCGACGGCGGGCGCGAAGTTCGGGTGGAACCCGACGCCCTCGGTGCCCGCCACGCAGTGCGGCGGCCAGGAGCGCGCGAAGTCGGGGTGGTCCGCGAAGTGGTCGCCCGGGTCCACGTGGTGGTCGCGCGTGGCGACGACGTGCTGGTAGCCGACCCCGGCCGTCTCGCCGACGAGGTCCGTGATGGCGGCGGCGACGTCCGCGCCCCCCGCCACCGCGAGGCTGCCGCCCTCGCAGAAGTCGTTCTGAACGTCCACGACGATCAATGCGCGGTGCATGGCGGTTGTCCTTACGGTGGGGGAGCGGTCGGTGGTCACGGTGAGGGTCGCCGCGAGGGGCGTTTCGAGCCTAGAGACTTCCCCCTTCCAACGGGAGGGGGAAAGGCCGGGCTACGGCGTCAGGTACTCCGTCGGCAGTACCGGCTCGCCGCGCGACAGCTGCACGGCCGAAAGGGGCAGCCCCGCGCGGGCGGCGATGTGCCGCTGCCGTGCCGCGTCCAGCGGCTCCCGGGCGACGACCTCACCGCCCTTGACCAGCTGGCGCAGCATCTGCCGCGCGGCCAGCTCCTCCGGTACGGGCCCTGTGCCGACGACCTCCGCCTCGGCGACGCCGTCGGCGTCCAGCCGCCGGGCCGCCCACTTGCGGCCGCCGACCGACGCCTTCCCGCCGAGCGACTTCTTCGCGACGGGCCGCAGCGGCGCGTCCGGGTCGGCCGAGTCGGCGCGGGCGACCAGCTTGTAGACCATCGAGCAGGTCGGGTGGCCGCTGCCGGTGACCAGCTGCGTCCCTACGCCGTAAGCGTCCACGGGCGCGGCGGCCAGCGAGGCGATGGCGTACTCGTCCAGGTCCGAGGTGACGACGATCCGTGTGTCGCGGGCGCCCAGCTCGTCCAGCTGCTGCCGCACCCGGTGCGCCACCAGCAGCAGGTCGCCGGAGTCGATCCGTACGGCTCCGAGTCCCGGCCCGGCGACCTCCACGGCGGTCCGCACGGCCTCGCTCACGTCGTAGGTGTCCACCAGCAGCGTGGTGCCCCGCCCCAGCGACTCCACCTGCACCCGGAACGCGTCCCGCTCCGTGTCGTGCAGCAGCGTGAAGGCGTGCGCGGACGTGCCGACGGTGGGGATGCCGTACCGGAAACCGGCCGCGAGGTCGGACGTCGAGTCGAAACCGCCCACGTACGCGGCGCGCGAGGCGGCGACGGCGGCCAGCTCGTGGGTGCGCCGTGCGCCCATCTCGATCAGCCCGCGCCCGCCCGCCGCCGCCGACATCCGGGACGCGGCGGCGGCGATGGCGGAGTCGTGGTTGAGGATGGAGAGGATCACCGTCTCCAGCAGCACGCACTCGGCGAAGGAGCCCTCGACGCGCAGGACCGGCGAGCCGGGGAAGTACACCTCCCCCTCGGGGTAGCCCCAGATGTCCCCGCCGAAGCGGTAGTCCGCGAGCCAGGCGAGCGTCGGCTCGTCCACGATGCCGCGCTCGCGCAGGAAGGCCAGGACGGCGTCGTCGAACCGGAAGTTCTCCACGGCGTCCAGGACGCGGCCGGTACCGGCCACGACCCCGTACCGGCGGCCCTCGGGCAGGCGCCGGGTGAAGACCTCGAAGACCGAGCGCCGCTCGGCGGTGCCGCCCCTCAGGGAGGCCTGGAGCATGGTCAGCTCGTACTGGTCGGTGAAGAGCGCGGTGGACGGCACAGCCACCGGAAGCCCTAGGTCCGCAGCGTTCATGCCAGGATCGTACCCCGAATACTCGTCAGAGTGACGATTTCTCGTTCGAGGACATTTCGGCGGCCCCGCGCGCGGGTCGCGAGGGGGCTCGTAGCGGAGTCCGACGGTCCGTTTGTGCGGTGGCGCATGGGCAGTGGCAGCATTGGGGGAGTGAGTGTGGCTCCCGTAGAGATCGAACGCACGGCCCCGGCGGAAGAGGGGCAGGCCGTCACCGAACCCGACGTGCCGTGGGTGACGATCGTGCACAACGATCCGGTCAACCTCATGAGCTACGTCACGTACGTGTTCCAGGCGTACTTCGGCTACTCCAAGGACAAGGCGCACAAGCTGATGCTCGACGTGCACCACAAGGGCCGGGCCGTGGTCTCCAGCGGCACCCGCGAGGAGATGGAGCGCGACGTGCAGGCCATGCACGGCTACGGGCTGTGGGCGACGCTCTCCCAGGACCGCGGCTGATGAGCGGGCACTTCGAGGCGCTGCCCGGCGGCGGCGCGGCCGTCCGGCTGGACGACGTCGAGATCTCCATCCTCCGCTCGCTCGCCGTGCAGATGCTGGAGCTGATCGGACCGGGCGAGGAGCCGGGCCCGGACGACGACCCGCTCGCCGCGCTCTTCCAGGACGGCCCCAGCGAGAAGCCCTCCGACCCGGCGCTGGCCCGCCTGTTCCCCGACGCGTACGGGGACGGCGACGACGAACTGCGCGCGGCGTCGGCGGAGTTCCGCCGGTTCACCGAGAACGACCTGCGCACCCGCAAGCGGGACGACGCCCTCGCCGTCGTACGCAGCCTCGACGCGCTGCCCGCGGGCGGTCGCCTGGAGCTGTCGGCCGAGCAGTGCCACCGGTGGCTCGGCGCGCTCAACGACCTCCGCCTCACCATCGGGACGCGCCTGGAGGTCACCGACGAGGACGAGAACAGCGACCTGTACCGGCTGCCCGACTCGGACCCGCGCAAACCGATGGTCATGGCCTACCTGTGGCTCGGTGCCCTCCAGGAAACCCTGGTCGAGTCCCTGATGTCCTGACCCCGACGCGGCCCCAGCTGTACGGCACGCCCCTGGCCGGCCCCGCCCTCTGCGTGCCGCCCCGCGCCCGGTGGGCGGCACGCCCCCTGGCGGGCGGCCTTGCGGGTCTGCCCCGCGCTCACGGCCCCCCATGAGCGCCCTGCGGCGGGCCGAAGTCTCCGTCGACGCCCCGCCGTGCGGCCTGCCCGCCTCCCCGACGGGTCCCGCCGCCCCGCGCCCCTGGGCGGCGCCTGCGTGCCGCCGCGCCACCGCCCCGAAGCCTTTGCGGGCTTGCCCGCCCTGCGTGGCCGGTCTCCGCTGTCCCAGCCCCCGGGCGCGCACTCGCTGAGGGCCTCCGCTCCGCTGTGGGCAGATGGTCCTCCCCCAAGGACGTCGAGCGCCTGCCCACAACGGGGGAGCGGGTCAGCCTGCCCGCATCTGCAGTG
This genomic window from Streptomyces thermolilacinus SPC6 contains:
- a CDS encoding immune inhibitor A domain-containing protein; this encodes MTSRRRAFRASAVFVALAATAATAGALTTAQADNRPETGIERHDPAPGTDHHGHAHDKAAGVDHDLEGPFSEQQTKQREAALEQVLSGESKVERRGASQVVKLDDKKYVELGREKTDKIFTILVEFGDKVDNETLVDRKDDDTDELKPKFGGTPGPLHNQIAKPDRTKDNSTAWQADYDREHFQDLYFGTGKDEQGNQKHSLKTYYERTSSGRYSVDGTVSDWVKVEYNEARYGSNYCGQTNCANVWDAVRDGVTAWSNDQKAKGKTDAEIKAMLAEYDQWDRYDFDGDGNFNEADGYIDHFQIVHAGEDESAGGGAQGSDALWAHRWYAYGTDAGKTGPAHNKAGGTQIGNTGIWVGDYTMQPENGGLGVFAHEYGHDLGLPDLYDTSGRAGAENSTGFWSLMSSGSWLGTGKDAIGDMPGDMTAWDKLQLGWLDYEKAKAATKSKHKLGVAAYNTKNPQALIVELPKKSVTTPIVKPVQGATQWWSNMGDDLKNTLTRSVDLTGKARAELSLDGWWDIEAEYDYLYAEVSTDGGAQWTALDGTADGAPITKDASGATALTGTSEAFKKLVYSLDAYAGKKIDLRFRYQTDGGVAQKGFAADNIIVTADGAPVFSDDAEAEAAGWTSKGFSRIGEAISDEYPQYYIAENRQYVSYDATLKVGPYNFGFGGDKAGWVEHYPYQTGLLIWKWDTSQKDNNTAVHPGEGLVLPIDAHAKPLTWADGTLMRNRIQSYDAPFSRFRTDRVTLHKADVAQGFGGLAGNPVFDDRKGVYWFESNPRAGVKVNDTNTRIAITEQPRNGRTITVQVGPSTK
- a CDS encoding nicotinate phosphoribosyltransferase: MNAADLGLPVAVPSTALFTDQYELTMLQASLRGGTAERRSVFEVFTRRLPEGRRYGVVAGTGRVLDAVENFRFDDAVLAFLRERGIVDEPTLAWLADYRFGGDIWGYPEGEVYFPGSPVLRVEGSFAECVLLETVILSILNHDSAIAAAASRMSAAAGGRGLIEMGARRTHELAAVAASRAAYVGGFDSTSDLAAGFRYGIPTVGTSAHAFTLLHDTERDAFRVQVESLGRGTTLLVDTYDVSEAVRTAVEVAGPGLGAVRIDSGDLLLVAHRVRQQLDELGARDTRIVVTSDLDEYAIASLAAAPVDAYGVGTQLVTGSGHPTCSMVYKLVARADSADPDAPLRPVAKKSLGGKASVGGRKWAARRLDADGVAEAEVVGTGPVPEELAARQMLRQLVKGGEVVAREPLDAARQRHIAARAGLPLSAVQLSRGEPVLPTEYLTP
- a CDS encoding DUF2017 domain-containing protein is translated as MSGHFEALPGGGAAVRLDDVEISILRSLAVQMLELIGPGEEPGPDDDPLAALFQDGPSEKPSDPALARLFPDAYGDGDDELRAASAEFRRFTENDLRTRKRDDALAVVRSLDALPAGGRLELSAEQCHRWLGALNDLRLTIGTRLEVTDEDENSDLYRLPDSDPRKPMVMAYLWLGALQETLVESLMS
- a CDS encoding isochorismatase family protein — encoded protein: MHRALIVVDVQNDFCEGGSLAVAGGADVAAAITDLVGETAGVGYQHVVATRDHHVDPGDHFADHPDFARSWPPHCVAGTEGVGFHPNFAPAVASGAVEAVFDKGAYAAAYSGFEGTDENDVSLADWLRAHDVTEVDIVGIATDHCVRATALDAVAEGFRTQVLLNLTAGVNAETTGKALEELRAAGVRLTGQPVV
- the clpS gene encoding ATP-dependent Clp protease adapter ClpS: MSVAPVEIERTAPAEEGQAVTEPDVPWVTIVHNDPVNLMSYVTYVFQAYFGYSKDKAHKLMLDVHHKGRAVVSSGTREEMERDVQAMHGYGLWATLSQDRG